A single genomic interval of Daucus carota subsp. sativus chromosome 1, DH1 v3.0, whole genome shotgun sequence harbors:
- the LOC108203397 gene encoding ATP-dependent 6-phosphofructokinase 3, whose translation MGSEQNNRAVNSHMMKVETGDYGYVLEDVPHLTDYIDQLPTYPNPLRSNPAYSVVKQYFVNVDDTVPQKVVVHKDSPRGIHFRRAGPRQKVYFSPDEVHACIVTCGGLCPGLNTVIREIVCALYHMYGITRVSGIEGGYRGFYSRNTIPLTPKIVNDIHKRGGTVLGTSRGGHDKMKIVDSIQDRGINQVYIIGGDGTQKGAAVIFEEVRRRGLKVAIAGIPKTIDNDIPVIDKSFGFDTAVEEAQRAINAAHVEAESAENGVGVVKLMGRYSGFIAMYATLASRDVDLCLIPESPFYLEGEGGLFEYVEKRLKEDGHMVIVIAEGAGQDLLDKEQSLGNAQDASGNKLLADNGLWISQKIKDHFARNKLQLTLKYIDPTYMIRAIPSNASDNVYCTLLAQSCVHGAMAGYTGYTSGLVNGRQTYIPFNRINEQRNHVVITDRMWARLLSSTNQPSFLCKIAIAKAKEEDFPPTQLLDGENCNDEKISNEDDK comes from the exons ATGGGCAGTGAACAAAACAATAGAGCTGTCAACAGCCACATGATGAAGGTGGAAACTGGTGATTATGGTTATGTTCTTGAAGATGTTCCTCACTTGACTGATTATATTGATCAGCTTCCT ACCTATCCCAATCCGTTGCGATCTAATCCAGCATATTCAGTTGTAAA GCAGTACTTTGTAAATGTCGATGATACTGTACCACAAAAG GTTGTGGTTCATAAAGATAGTCCAAGGGGAATACATTTCCGACGTGCCGGACCTCGCCAGAAG GTATATTTCAGCCCAGATGAGGTGCATGCTTGTATTGTAACATGCGGTGGGTTGTGCCCTGGGCTTAATACGGTGATCAGGGAAATTGTATGTGCTCTCTATCACATGTACGGCATCACCAGAGTCTCTGGAATAGAG GGAGGTTATAGAGgtttttattcaagaaatacCATTCCCTTGACACCAAAGATTGTAAATGATATTCACAAACGTGGAGGCACAGTCCTTGGAACATCTCGTGGGGGGCATGATAAGATGAAGATTGTTGACAGCATTCAGGATCGAGGAATTAATCAG GTTTATATTATTGGAGGAGATGGGACTCAGAAAGGTGCTGCTGTCATTTTTGAG GAAGTTAGACGGCGCGGTCTGAAGGTTGCGATTGCAGGAATTCCAAAAACTATTGATAATGACATTCCG GTCATTGATAAATCATTTGGTTTTGATACTGCTGTTGAAGAAGCTCAACGCGCCATCAATGCTGCACACGTTGAAGCTGAAAGTGCCGAGAACGGTGTTGGTGTAGTGAAGCTAATGGGCCGTTACAGTG GTTTTATTGCCATGTATGCCACTCTTGCCAGCCGAGATGTAGATTTGTGCTTGATACCAGAGTCACCATTCTATCTTGAAGGAGAAGGTGGACTTTTTGAATATGTGGAGAAACGACTTAAAGAAGATGGACACATGGTTATTGTTATAGCTGAAGGAGCAGGTCAGGATCTTCTTGATAAAGAACAGAGCCTAGGAAATGCGCAAGATGCTTCAGGGAACAAGCTACTTGCAGATAATGGATTGTGgatttctcaaaagattaag GATCATTTTGCCAGAAACAAGTTGCAGCTCACTCTTAAATATATAG ATCCTACCTACATGATCCGTGCTATTCCGAGTAATGCATCGGACAATGTGTATTGCACACTTCTTGCACAAAGTTGCGTTCATGGAGCAATGGCAGGTTACACAGGCTATACGAGTGGGCTTGTTAATGGGAGACAGACATACATCCCTTTTAAT CGCATAAATGAACAGAGGAACCACGTTGTGATTACTGATAGGATGTGGGCAAGGCTTCTTTCTTCAACTAATCAGCCCAGCTTTTTATGCAAAATTGCAATTGCCAAAGCGAAAGAAGAGGACTTTCCACCTACTCAGTTGCTGGATGGAGAAAACTGTAATGATGAGAAGATAAGTAATGAGGATGACAAATGA